In Cydia fagiglandana chromosome 9, ilCydFagi1.1, whole genome shotgun sequence, a single window of DNA contains:
- the LOC134667769 gene encoding baculoviral IAP repeat-containing protein 5-like has product MKSNEIRVESKSLCSVDERVKTFKNWPFNDKNTCNVRNMAEAGFYSVATGDDDADAAKCFLCGKELDGWEPNDDPWSEHKSHAPKCAFAQLGKKEDELLCSEFLSVVKQYMINELSQQAEAVKSQLDNKAKTVRRTCLKL; this is encoded by the exons ATGAAATCAAACGAAATACGCGTAGAGAGTAAATCTCTTTGCTCAGTTGATGAAAGAGtgaaaacttttaaaaactgGCCTTTTAATGATAAAAACACATGCAACGTTCGAAACATGGCGGAAGCTGGATTTTATTCGGTTGCTACGGGAGACGACGATGCTGATGCCGCCAAGTGTTTTCTGTGCGGCAAGGAGCTGGATGGTTGGGAGCCCAACGATGACCCTTGGTCGGAGCACAAAAGTCACGCACCAAAATGCGCTTTTGCACAGCTTGGGAAGAAAGAGGACGAACTTTTG TGTTCGGAGTTCCTGTCAGTGGTAAAACAGTATATGATCAACGAGCTAAGCCAACAAGCCGAAGCTGTCAAGTCGCAACTTGATAATAAAGCCAAAACAGTACGGAGAACTTGCTTGAAGCTTTAA
- the LOC134667665 gene encoding cilia- and flagella-associated protein 52 produces the protein MDVKNLETYAIIGFDGSAIRGLKVHPDGNHIIYPMGNKVCIQHWTSKQMWFLSGHTNSVSAVGVSSGGRYIGSGQINHVGFKAPAKLWDFKKKTLLGSHELHKVRVEALMFTSDERYMISLGGRDDGCVVIWDCAASAATGTASAARLTTGDAVTLTALSCRPNSFVTGGDSNLRVWNIRAQSKMLDVVDVALGKLRRSVLCIAVSGDDSYGIAGTTTGDMVKFSIKYPSDPGADVADCKPALIGCLAKCGPWRKGKRPEAQCYSQGVEAILIMSDGCLIVGAGDGTVEILDEINWKGEFPKGRLLDPTMPYFKALRSAKLPGRITSLELMESPGQRGAARKLLAATRTSEIYALSIDTLAPVLCVTCHRCAINDIAFPRGMSGVFATAGSGDVRVWCLETCLELLRISVPNFTCSSVLFSGDGKSIVSAWNDGTIRAFTPLTGRLMYAIFNTHNKGTSALAMNSSGTTLISGGCEGQVRVWDIKPEKQTLKKVLKEHKSPVSAIQVSPNDCEAVSAGTDGSCIIWDLMSLSRRQVMYASTLFMCVCFEPQGCQLLTGGTDRRVAYWEAGSGNLARELEASKVGAVNGLDISSDGQLFVTGCNDQIVKVWRYQEGIYTHMGLGHAGAVTCAKFSPDRRFVVSACAAGSIIVWRTPEIYLQSDKGSQPSSAKQTQDQEGQGGQKKPQSLEDELRLPLSDKPDQEKKKAAGDRQHRVPAAPSKVEKIEAMDTTRSSVHSCCPCDTVRSAGPAAGAARSPPAPKTQPGNNKATDKTNNLPTKTTSKEFVSSGGGDRK, from the exons atGGATGTAAAGAATTTGGAGACGTATGCCATAATTGGGTTCGATG GTTCCGCGATTCGTGGCCTGAAAGTGCATCCCGACGGCAACCACATCATCTACCCGATGGGCAACAAGGTCTGCATCCAACATTGGACCAGCAAGCAGATGTGGTTCCTGAGCGGGCACACCAACAGCGTGTCGGCG GTGGGTGTGTCCAGCGGCGGGCGATACATCGGATCGGGCCAGATCAACCATGTAGGATTCAAGGCCCCTGCCAAGCTGTGGGACTTCAAGAAGAAGACATTACTCGGAAGCCATGAACTACATAAG GTCCGCGTGGAAGCCCTAATGTTCACTTCGGATGAGCGCTACATGATCTCCCTAGGCGGCCGAGATGACGGCTGCGTAGTCATTTGGGACTGCGCCGCGAGCGCGGCGACAGGCACGGCGTCTGCTGCACGACTGACTACTGGGGACGCGGTTACTCTTACTGCGTTGTCGTGCCGGCCTAACTCGTTCGTTACTGGCGGGGACT CAAACCTTCGCGTATGGAACATACGCGCCCAAAGCAAGATGCTGGACGTGGTGGACGTGGCGCTCGGCAAGTTGAGGAGAAGCGTCCTCTGTATCGCAGTCAGTGGCGACGACTCCTACGGCATTGCGGGGACCAC gACGGGAGACATGGTGAAATTCTCCATCAAATATCCTTCTGACCCAGGAGCAGACGTGGCGGACTGCAAGCCAGCCCTTATAGGTTGTTTGGCTAAATGTGGACCTTGGAGGAAAGGGAAGCGTCCGGAGGCTCAGTGTTACAGCCAAG GGGTGGAGGCCATCCTCATAATGTCGGACGGGTGCTTAATCGTCGGCGCAGGAGATGGCACCGTAGAAATCCTAGACGAGATCAACTGGAAGGGGGAGTTCCCTAAGGGCAGGCTGCTAGACCCCACCATGCCGTACTTTAAAGCG CTCCGCTCCGCGAAGCTCCCCGGCCGCATCACCTCCCTAGAGCTCATGGAGTCCCCCGGCCAACGCGGAGCCGCGCGCAAGCTGCTAGCGGCCACGCGCACCAGCGAGATATACGCGCTCAGCATAGACACGCTAGCGCCCGTGCTGTGTGTCACGTGCCACCGCTGCGCTATCAATGATATAGCTTTCCCCAG GGGCATGTCAGGCGTGTTCGCGACGGCGGGCTCGGGGGACGTCCGCGTGTGGTGCCTCGAGACCTGCCTCGAGCTGCTGCGTATCTCCGTGCCTAACTTCACGTGCAGCTCTGTGCTGTTCAGCGGCGACGGCAAGTCCATTGTCTCTG CTTGGAACGACGGAACAATCCGCGCGTTCACCCCGCTCACGGGCCGGCTGATGTACGCCATATTCAACACCCACAACAAGGGCACGTCGGCGCTGGCGATGAACTCTAGCGGCACCACGCTCATCTCCGGGGGGTGCGAGGGCCAG GTCCGCGTATGGGACATAAAACCAGAGAAGCAGACGTTGAAGAAGGTGCTGAAAGAGCACAAGAGCCCAGTATCCGCCATCCAAGTGTCGCCCAACGATTGCGAGGCCGTCAGCGCCGGCACCGACGGGTCGTGTATCATTTGGGACCTGAT GTCGCTGTCTCGCCGGCAAGTGATGTACGCGAGCACGCTGTTCATGTGTGTGTGCTTCGAGCCGCAGGGCTGCCAGCTGCTGACGGGCGGCACGGACCGCCGCGTCGCCTACTGGGAGGCGGGCAGCGGGAACCTGGCCAGAGAG TTGGAGGCGAGCAAGGTCGGAGCGGTGAACGGGCTCGACATATCGTCCGACGGTCAGCTCTTCGTCACTGGCTGCAACGACCAGATCGTCAAG GTCTGGAGATACCAGGAGGGCATCTACACACACATGGGACTAGGGCACGCTGGGGCAGTGACTTGCGCTAAGTTCTCGCCGGACCGGCGGTTCGTGGTGAGCGCCTGTGCTGCCGGCAGCATCATCGTGTGGAGGACACCCGAG ATATATCTACAATCAGACAAGGGGTCGCAGCCATCATCAGCCAAGCAAACCCAGGACCAAGAGGGGCAGGGGGGGCAGAAGAAACCTCAGAGCCTTGAAGACGAGCTGAGACTGCCGCTCTCGGATAAACCAGACCAGGAGAAGAAGAAGGCGGCAGGGGATCGGCAGCACAGGGTGCCCGCGGCACCATCTAAG GTGGAGAAGATAGAGGCGATGGACACGACGCGCAGTAGCGTGCACTCGTGCTGCCCGTGCGACACGGTGCGCTCCGCCGGgcccgccgccggcgccgcgcgcAGCCCGCCCGCGCCCAAAACCCAGCCCGGCAACAATAAGGCCACAG ACAAAACAAATAACTTACCGACGAAGACGACGAGCAAAGAATTCGTCAGTAGCGGTGGGGGCGATCGAAAATAG
- the LOC134667535 gene encoding juvenile hormone esterase-like, which produces MRQILVPSAALFLFVVQATADVFVEVNEGTLEGTYEQNEYGGSFYSFKGIPYALPPVGDLRFKAPLPPISWQGVRSAKELSSDCYQVTPSSLAVGSEDCLYLNVYTPDLNPTEPLPVMFWIHGGGFFSGNGGDMDYGPEFLVRHDVVLVAFNYRLDILGFLSLDIEEVPGNAGLKDQVAALRWVQNNIRKFGGDPDNVTIFGESAGGASVTYHLISPMSKGLFKRAIAQSGSPISHWPRILEPREKAITLARKLGFTSTDPHAIYEYFKSLPVETIVKLNIPVTIDEQAIIPGATHFASVIEKDFGNSEGFLTEDLIEALEKGIHEDVDVMSGYNEHEGIFGLVIRGRYENVFKYADFLEFFCPLELRYHCNKKQILEIGRQMRNRYIKDDLVTEENIWDIITYLSLEDFVFDAIRWQKIIAQSSSNKFYLYKFTCKSELNIMIDLFGLDRGPLGPGTFVTHADDLRYLFPPKLYPIEVALNSTEFRMIETVTTLWTNFAKYGNPTPDESLGAHWAPYTLQNQDYLDIGEQLVPGTEPEKEHVEFWEEIYKKYLPERSSGRMDAANALLTVGLFFISKKIGGM; this is translated from the exons ATGCGTCAAATATTGGTTCCGAGTGCAGCGTTATTTCTATTTGTCGTGCAAGCCACAGCAGATGTATTCGTAGAAGTAAACGAGGGTACGCTGGAGGGAACGTATGAGCAGAATGAGTACGGAGGTTCTTTCTACAGCTTCAAAGGTATCCCTTATGCCTTGCCACCGGTTGGGGACCTCAGGTTTAAA gcccCATTGCCCCCAATATCTTGGCAGGGAGTAAGAAGTGCCAAAGAATTGAGCTCCGATTGCTATCAAGTCACTCCATCATCTCTCGCAGTCGGTAGTGAAGACTGCCTCTATCTAAACGTCTATACTCCAGACTTGAACCCGACAGAACCGCTCCCAGTCATGTTCTGGATACATGGCGGGGGTTTCTTCAGTGGAAACGGAGGCGACATGGATTACGGTCCGGAGTTTCTAGTAAGACATGACGTCGTCCTCGTCGCTTTCAACTACAGACTTGACATCCTCGGCTTCCTCTCTCTGGACATAGAAGAAGTTCCCGGCAACGCTGGCCTAAAAGACCAGGTCGCCGCTTTACGGTGGGTCCAAAATAACATCAGAAAATTCGGAGGCGATCCAGATAATGTTACCATTTTCGGCGAGAGCGCCGGAGGAGCTAGCGTGACTTACCATTTGATTTCGCCAATGTCTAAAGGTCTGTTCAAAAGAGCGATCGCTCAGAGCGGTTCGCCTATCTCCCATTGGCCTCGGATACTGGAACCGAGAGAAAAAGCTATAACTTTAGCTAGAAAATTAGGTTTCACATCCACTGATCCACATGCGATTTACGAATATTTCAAATCTCTTCCTGTGGAAACTATTGTCAAATTGAACATTCCGGTAACCATCGACGAACAAGCAATTATACCTGGTGCTACTCATTTTGCCTCCGTGATTGAAAAAGATTTCGGCAACAGTGAGGGCTTTTTAACCGAAGATCTGATTGAGGCTCTTGAGAAAGGTATCCACGAGGATGTGGACGTGATGTCTGGGTACAATGAACACGAGGGCATATTCGGCTTAGTGATAAGAGGACGTTACGAAAACGTTTTCAAGTATGCTGATTTTTTAGAATTCTTCTGTCCCTTAGAGCTCCGATACCATTGCAACAAGAAACAAATACTAGAAATCGGGAGGCAAATGAGGAATCGTTATATAAAAGACGATCTGGTTACTGAAGAGAATATTTGGGATATAATCACGTATCTGTCTTTAGAGGATTTCGTATTTGACGCGATTCGCTGGCAGAAGATTATAGCACAGAGTAGCAGTAATAAGTTTTACTTGTACAAGTTCACTTGCAAGTCCGAGTTGAACATAATGATTGACTTGTTTGGATTAGACCGGGGTCCGCTCGGGCCAGGCACGTTCGTGACCCATGCTGATGACCTCAGGTACCTGTTCCCGCCGAAACTGTACCCAATCGAGGTCGCTTTGAACTCAACTGAGTTCAGAATGATTGAGACAGTGACGACGCTTTGGACCAACTTCGCTAAATACGG AAACCCTACACCGGACGAAAGCCTAGGCGCTCACTGGGCCCCCTACACCTTACAAAACCAGGACTACCTGGACATTGGAGAGCAACTCGTACCCGGCACGGAGCCCGAGAAAGAACACGTCGAGTTCTGGGAGGAGATATACAAGAAATACCTTCCTGAGAGAAGTTCGGGGAGGATGGATGCTGCAAACGCTCTTCTGACTGTTGGATTGTTTTTTATCAGTAAAAAGATTGGTGGTATGTAA
- the LOC134667567 gene encoding autophagy protein 12-like, with amino-acid sequence MSDEKSEDNTASLSSATETLKIEDKDNGDAGKSDKVKIDILLKATGNAPIMKKKKWAVDAEKPIGWIMEFVKKYLKLEPDERLFLYVNQTFAPSPDQIVKNLYECFGTDGKLVLHYCKSQAWG; translated from the exons atGAGTGATGAAAAATCAGAGGATAACACGGCGAGTTTATCTAGCGCAACAGAAACTTTGAAAATAGAAGATAAAGATAATGGCGACGCCGGGAAATCTGATAAAGtgaaaa TTGACATATTATTGAAGGCAACAGGCAACGCTCCGAtcatgaagaagaagaagtgggCCGTGGACGCAGAGAAGCCCATCGGCTGGATCATGGAGTTTGTCAAGAAGTACTTGAAGCTGGAACCAGATGAGAGGCTT TTCCTGTACGTGAACCAGACATTTGCTCCGTCCCCGGACCAGATAGTGAAGAACCTGTATGAGTGTTTCGGCACAGACGGCAAACTGGTGCTGCACTACTGCAAGAGCCAGGCGTGGGGCTGA